The following coding sequences are from one Pyxidicoccus xibeiensis window:
- a CDS encoding CHAT domain-containing protein: MAGELGTPREPEAPRRRRPLLARVAYALPLLAAGAFILPGSGPSADPDAARIWLSNTATRPIEARLSVVPADVHRPYVPSREAEHATPVPLRELARLEAREDRAGIAASYLVHGDPQQAVAHLNHARPSASRENDRAVAAFLLRRHDDALSLLDGALDAEPRHAQALWNRALVLRELGLTLLAAAAFDRVAALEEPGWSAEAREQASALRDTERQRSELWRATRAAVIALATDAQAPLPLQEARRLPGTARAHFYDAVRTAPSAARVLALLPLAEVLDRAFGGTALVDSVRRVAARDFALRRPLAAEYAKLVQRTHPDPALLIRRLRASGETDLLLGALLLSPAVPREPAEVESLARGLSDPWMDVLAREELARLDDVAGKSWEALQRLRDALSLCRERELGLRCLDLQRRLSSRAITANRLAEAEELARSGWREARVLGEWGHEAFAIRELGQAARYQFRVAPARAYLAEYLERNPGDCEARAYVHRNLASLAMMRLRPEEARRALNEAQACGRTVGLVGAWILADLGRMDPRPADAEQVRLELSKVDPVQDPPGRRVLGTLIAARFAVERNRDEGKALLRKTIAEAAPWLHDNADARDARAVAYQSLALSAGRAGAYDEAAQVVAEQLGVTAPERCMLAAAMEAERTVVVVRGPSGELRGHHDASRKEPLGEDLSGVVPRDLVTLLRGCEQVDVLAAPPLDSRAGLLPADLAWRYRVGTAQAAAPAPSRAPLHVVVADVETPAQLRLARLPSWESAPAPATGSVRLAGANATPSRVLEAMKRATDIEFHAHGVLDRSLSDATVIALAAENDGRYGLTAEELRRVKLEGAPVVLLGACSAAKLPSLLHQTSSLPQAFVDAGARAVFAATVDIPDSAGRFFQAVRERIHAGARPADALRTERLRWLRGERSSQWVNRVLLYE; the protein is encoded by the coding sequence ATGGCCGGGGAGCTGGGAACACCGCGAGAGCCTGAAGCGCCCCGGCGGCGCCGCCCTCTGCTCGCGCGTGTGGCCTATGCGCTCCCGCTGCTGGCGGCCGGTGCCTTCATCCTCCCCGGCTCCGGCCCCTCGGCGGACCCCGACGCCGCGCGCATCTGGCTGTCCAACACCGCCACCCGCCCCATCGAGGCGCGGCTGAGCGTGGTGCCGGCGGACGTCCACCGCCCCTATGTCCCGTCGCGGGAAGCGGAGCACGCCACGCCCGTGCCGCTGCGCGAGCTGGCCCGCCTGGAGGCGCGCGAGGACCGCGCCGGCATCGCGGCCTCGTACCTCGTCCATGGTGACCCGCAGCAGGCGGTGGCCCACCTGAACCACGCGCGCCCGTCCGCCAGCCGGGAGAATGACCGGGCCGTCGCGGCCTTCCTCCTGCGGCGCCACGACGATGCGCTCTCGCTGCTCGACGGCGCGCTGGACGCCGAGCCCCGCCATGCCCAGGCGCTCTGGAACCGCGCCCTCGTGCTGCGCGAGCTGGGGCTGACGCTGCTCGCGGCCGCGGCCTTCGACAGGGTGGCCGCGCTGGAGGAGCCCGGCTGGAGCGCGGAGGCCCGGGAGCAGGCCAGCGCGCTGCGGGACACCGAGCGTCAGCGCTCGGAGCTGTGGCGAGCCACCCGCGCCGCCGTCATCGCGCTCGCCACCGACGCGCAGGCGCCCCTTCCGCTGCAGGAGGCCCGGCGCCTCCCCGGCACCGCCCGCGCCCACTTCTACGACGCGGTCCGCACCGCCCCTTCGGCCGCGAGGGTCCTCGCCCTGCTCCCGCTGGCGGAGGTGCTGGACCGCGCCTTCGGAGGCACCGCGCTGGTGGACTCCGTGCGGCGCGTGGCGGCCCGGGACTTTGCCCTCCGGAGGCCGCTCGCCGCCGAGTACGCGAAGCTCGTCCAGCGCACCCATCCGGACCCCGCCCTGCTCATCCGCCGCCTGCGCGCGTCGGGCGAGACGGACCTGCTGCTGGGTGCGCTGCTGCTCAGCCCCGCGGTGCCCCGCGAGCCCGCGGAGGTGGAGTCGCTGGCCCGTGGCCTGAGCGACCCGTGGATGGACGTGCTGGCGCGCGAGGAGCTGGCACGCCTGGACGACGTCGCGGGGAAGTCCTGGGAGGCCCTCCAGCGACTGCGGGACGCGCTGAGCCTCTGCCGCGAGCGGGAGCTGGGCCTGCGGTGCCTGGACTTGCAGCGGCGGCTGAGCAGCCGGGCCATCACCGCCAACCGGCTGGCGGAGGCGGAGGAGCTGGCCCGCTCGGGCTGGCGCGAGGCGCGCGTCCTCGGGGAGTGGGGCCACGAGGCCTTCGCCATCCGCGAGCTGGGGCAGGCGGCGCGCTACCAGTTCCGCGTCGCGCCCGCCCGCGCCTACCTGGCCGAGTACCTGGAGCGCAACCCGGGCGACTGCGAAGCGCGCGCCTACGTGCACCGCAACCTGGCCTCGCTGGCGATGATGCGGCTGCGGCCCGAGGAGGCCCGGCGAGCCCTGAACGAGGCCCAGGCCTGTGGCCGCACCGTGGGACTGGTGGGCGCGTGGATATTGGCGGACCTGGGCCGGATGGACCCGAGGCCGGCGGACGCGGAGCAGGTGCGACTGGAGCTCTCGAAGGTGGACCCCGTGCAGGACCCTCCGGGCCGGCGGGTGCTGGGCACGCTCATCGCGGCGCGCTTCGCCGTGGAGCGCAACCGCGACGAGGGCAAGGCCCTGCTGCGGAAGACCATCGCCGAGGCCGCGCCGTGGCTGCATGACAACGCCGACGCGCGGGACGCACGGGCCGTGGCGTACCAGTCGCTGGCCCTCAGCGCCGGCAGGGCGGGCGCGTACGACGAGGCGGCGCAGGTGGTGGCGGAGCAGCTCGGAGTCACCGCGCCCGAGCGCTGCATGCTGGCCGCCGCGATGGAGGCCGAGCGCACGGTGGTGGTGGTCCGGGGACCGAGCGGGGAGCTTCGCGGGCACCATGATGCGTCCCGCAAGGAGCCGCTGGGCGAAGACCTGTCCGGCGTGGTGCCGCGCGACCTGGTGACGCTGCTGCGGGGGTGCGAGCAGGTGGACGTGCTGGCCGCTCCGCCGCTGGACAGCCGCGCGGGGCTGCTGCCCGCGGACCTGGCCTGGCGCTACCGGGTGGGCACCGCGCAGGCCGCCGCGCCCGCGCCGAGCCGGGCGCCCCTGCACGTGGTGGTGGCCGACGTGGAGACGCCGGCCCAGCTGCGGCTGGCGCGACTGCCGTCCTGGGAGTCGGCGCCCGCGCCCGCGACGGGCTCCGTGCGGCTGGCCGGAGCGAATGCGACGCCCTCGCGGGTGCTGGAGGCGATGAAGCGGGCCACGGACATCGAGTTCCACGCGCATGGCGTGCTGGACCGGAGCCTGTCGGACGCCACCGTCATCGCGCTGGCCGCCGAGAACGACGGCCGGTACGGCCTCACCGCGGAGGAGCTGCGCCGGGTGAAGCTGGAGGGGGCGCCGGTGGTGCTGCTGGGGGCGTGCAGCGCGGCGAAGCTGCCTTCGCTGCTGCACCAGACGTCCTCGCTGCCGCAGGCGTTCGTGGATGCGGGCGCGCGCGCGGTGTTCGCGGCGACGGTGGACATCCCCGACTCGGCGGGACGGTTCTTCCAGGCCGTGCGAGAGCGCATTCACGCGGGGGCCCGTCCGGCTGATGCACTGCGAACGGAGCGCCTGCGCTGGCTGCGAGGGGAGCGCAGCTCGCAGTGGGTGAACCGGGTGCTGCTGTACGAGTAG
- a CDS encoding cupin-like domain-containing protein: MADAVASLSPECQAWLAENLVLGVAPEALERALVQAGTPPEQAKAGVEAARRHPAVEHGRQRTKLHGEHRALLDTRVALHRQAGWHRQLERRRGVSPRELMERYYFAHRPVILQGFMDGWPALERWQPQALAERYGHVEVEVMAGRESRADHDLEPDPCRTVMRFGEFIRRLLEGGPSNDLYLTARNFALERTELRTLLDDVRYPEGVLRRTQLAGAVKLWVGPAGTLTALHHDLGTVLFGQIAGRKRFRLIPSFQTQSLYSHREVWSQVDAEHPDLERFPAYGEADVLEDVVGPGEMLLIPAGWWHQVLALDVSVSITFQEFDVPGGNTWWRLR; encoded by the coding sequence ATGGCGGACGCGGTAGCGAGTCTCTCGCCGGAGTGCCAGGCGTGGCTGGCGGAGAACCTGGTCCTGGGCGTGGCGCCGGAGGCGCTGGAGCGCGCCCTGGTCCAGGCGGGCACACCGCCGGAGCAGGCGAAGGCCGGGGTGGAAGCGGCGCGGCGGCATCCCGCCGTGGAGCACGGGCGCCAGCGCACGAAGCTCCACGGAGAGCACCGGGCGCTGCTCGACACCCGGGTGGCGCTCCATCGTCAGGCCGGCTGGCACCGGCAACTGGAACGCCGCCGTGGCGTGTCCCCGCGCGAGCTGATGGAGCGCTACTACTTCGCGCACCGGCCCGTCATCCTCCAGGGCTTCATGGACGGCTGGCCGGCCCTGGAGCGCTGGCAGCCCCAGGCCCTGGCGGAGCGCTACGGCCACGTGGAGGTGGAGGTGATGGCGGGCCGCGAGTCGCGCGCGGACCATGACCTGGAGCCGGACCCCTGCCGCACGGTGATGCGCTTCGGGGAGTTCATCCGCCGCCTGCTCGAAGGCGGACCGTCCAATGACTTGTACCTCACGGCGCGCAACTTCGCCCTGGAGCGCACGGAGCTGCGCACGCTGCTGGACGACGTGCGCTATCCGGAGGGCGTGCTGCGCCGGACGCAGCTGGCCGGCGCCGTGAAGCTCTGGGTGGGGCCGGCGGGCACGCTGACGGCGCTGCACCATGACCTGGGCACGGTGCTCTTCGGGCAGATTGCCGGGCGCAAGCGCTTCCGGCTCATCCCCTCGTTCCAGACGCAGTCGCTCTACAGCCACCGTGAGGTCTGGAGCCAGGTGGATGCCGAGCACCCGGACCTGGAGCGCTTTCCCGCCTACGGGGAGGCGGACGTGCTGGAGGACGTGGTGGGGCCCGGGGAGATGTTGCTCATCCCCGCGGGCTGGTGGCACCAGGTCCTGGCGCTCGACGTCAGCGTCTCCATCACCTTCCAGGAGTTCGACGTCCCGGGAGGCAACACCTGGTGGAGGCTGCGGTGA
- a CDS encoding cupin-like domain-containing protein: MNGAELAPEWRSWVVENLLRGTAETELVDVLVGAGVDAAVARAAVRAEAEDPCLRGSIKALKLHRKLEGLLDLYGDLYRQEEGHARVDRHESLSREAFFDRYYFQNRPVVLRGTVVPVGSWEPERVATLLEWLKPPAGAPSSRTVPLVKHPELLMSLRPPADYVVTEGQPVLSLESADFTAAEAPLRENVLVCQVYGRRRLQLVPAFELRRMRGSPEDAGAVLRLDVEVGPGDLVLLPVGWWCGYRVLETSASVSFFAFAASVPNATWAQEPVAPEPTPPSWR; this comes from the coding sequence ATGAACGGAGCAGAGCTCGCGCCCGAGTGGCGAAGCTGGGTCGTGGAGAACCTGCTGCGCGGCACGGCGGAGACGGAGCTCGTCGACGTGCTGGTAGGGGCGGGAGTGGACGCGGCGGTGGCACGCGCGGCGGTGCGGGCCGAGGCGGAGGACCCGTGTCTGAGAGGGAGCATCAAGGCGCTGAAGCTGCACCGGAAGCTCGAAGGGCTGCTGGACCTGTACGGGGACCTCTACCGGCAGGAGGAAGGCCATGCGCGGGTGGACAGACATGAATCCCTCTCACGGGAGGCGTTCTTCGACCGCTACTACTTCCAGAACCGGCCGGTGGTGCTGCGAGGTACGGTGGTGCCGGTAGGGAGCTGGGAGCCGGAGCGGGTAGCCACGTTGCTGGAGTGGCTGAAGCCTCCAGCGGGGGCGCCGTCGTCGCGCACGGTGCCGCTGGTGAAGCACCCGGAGTTGCTCATGTCGCTGCGACCGCCAGCGGACTACGTGGTGACGGAGGGACAGCCGGTGCTGTCATTGGAGTCCGCGGACTTCACTGCGGCGGAGGCGCCTCTTCGGGAGAACGTGCTGGTCTGCCAGGTGTACGGGCGGAGGCGGCTCCAGCTCGTTCCCGCGTTCGAGCTGCGCCGGATGAGGGGCTCGCCCGAGGACGCGGGTGCGGTGTTGCGCCTGGACGTGGAGGTGGGCCCTGGGGACCTGGTGCTGCTGCCCGTGGGCTGGTGGTGCGGCTACCGCGTGCTGGAGACGAGCGCCTCCGTGTCCTTCTTTGCCTTCGCGGCCTCCGTGCCCAATGCGACCTGGGCGCAGGAGCCGGTCGCACCCGAGCCAACTCCTCCTTCGTGGCGCTGA
- a CDS encoding poly-gamma-glutamate hydrolase family protein, translated as MLTQLGTGVGRQVRVRTGSGATFGEGLCTVTAALDAGTGVVRMHTEGVTRLDMAPDAGVVLTALHGTNNDKAGITYHAPTETEAELNALQAQSPKPNELLERLADDGLNNTLIYTAPHGGSIEMQTAEQVERIAPASTPKVSTWRVKGWYAGTNNAKDHWHITSTDLHEASFPSLGNVLGRDFRYAVSFHGYSDATYPDAGVLVGGREDEVFRQGVAEVITDALRGKNLEVLHVPPKLAGFEPENFVNRLALDGKGLQIEQSNTARVNHWDLIADAVKAHYACLIDTTAEDALTVAGSAQTGSSNGTGYDSTGCKQYAADFTVNARAVPTPYRVSASTSLAGLSQADCTKTEWYLSLYRWSPSKARYHRVGGSRGVGSYQTGSCQPAFKGTYGLVPIQAPSTGAPADQYRAVAWARRHPDSAPYVPLPVSVSVSPAP; from the coding sequence GTGCTGACGCAGCTGGGCACCGGGGTGGGGCGTCAGGTGCGCGTGCGGACGGGCTCCGGCGCCACGTTCGGCGAGGGCCTGTGCACCGTCACCGCGGCGCTCGATGCGGGCACGGGCGTGGTGCGGATGCACACCGAGGGCGTCACCCGGCTCGACATGGCGCCGGACGCGGGCGTGGTGCTCACCGCCCTGCACGGCACCAACAACGACAAGGCCGGCATCACCTACCACGCGCCCACCGAGACGGAGGCCGAGCTCAACGCCCTGCAGGCGCAGTCTCCGAAGCCGAACGAGCTGCTGGAGCGACTGGCGGACGACGGGCTGAACAACACGCTCATCTACACCGCGCCCCATGGCGGCAGCATCGAGATGCAGACGGCGGAGCAGGTGGAGCGGATTGCACCGGCGTCCACCCCGAAGGTCTCCACCTGGCGGGTGAAGGGCTGGTACGCGGGCACCAACAACGCGAAGGACCACTGGCACATCACCTCCACGGACCTCCACGAGGCCAGCTTCCCCAGCCTGGGCAATGTGCTGGGCCGCGACTTCCGCTACGCCGTGTCCTTCCACGGCTACAGCGACGCCACCTACCCGGACGCTGGCGTCCTCGTGGGCGGCCGCGAGGACGAGGTCTTCCGGCAGGGCGTGGCGGAGGTCATCACCGACGCGCTGCGCGGGAAGAACCTCGAGGTGCTGCACGTGCCGCCGAAGCTCGCGGGCTTCGAGCCGGAGAACTTCGTCAACCGGCTCGCGCTGGATGGCAAGGGCCTGCAAATCGAGCAGTCCAACACGGCCCGGGTGAACCACTGGGACCTCATCGCCGACGCGGTGAAGGCCCACTACGCGTGCCTCATCGACACCACCGCCGAGGATGCGCTGACCGTCGCCGGCTCCGCGCAGACGGGCAGCAGCAACGGCACCGGGTACGACAGCACCGGGTGCAAGCAGTACGCGGCCGACTTCACGGTGAATGCGCGGGCCGTGCCCACCCCGTACCGCGTGTCCGCGAGCACGTCGCTGGCCGGCCTCTCCCAGGCCGACTGCACGAAGACGGAGTGGTACCTCAGCCTCTACAGGTGGTCTCCGTCGAAGGCGCGCTACCACCGCGTGGGTGGCAGCCGCGGGGTGGGCTCGTACCAGACCGGCAGCTGCCAGCCGGCCTTCAAGGGCACGTACGGCCTGGTGCCCATCCAGGCGCCCTCCACCGGCGCACCGGCGGACCAGTACCGGGCGGTGGCATGGGCGCGGCGCCATCCTGACTCGGCGCCCTACGTGCCGCTGCCGGTGTCGGTGTCGGTGAGCCCGGCCCCGTAG
- a CDS encoding cupin-like domain-containing protein — translation MPSQRLVMLLRASGESLEQAQAEVESVAEHPAVRQARAAAPRRRELEALLEARSALYRSEGPQVERRRQLSPGEFFERYYLRNRPVIIEGLMEDWPALKRWTPEWLAERFGDEAVEVMAGRESDADPDFNAEHLRQSLPLRELVARMRSAGETNDLYVVARNSLLLREAFRPLLSDIRAPAGYVHPDILTPESVHLWFGPAGTLSNLHHDHLNVLFCQVLGRKRFWLAPSWETPWLYNDRGLYSAVDIRAPDLERFPDFARATVHTCEVGPGDALLIPVGWWHAVRALDISLSVTFVCFDREQRNTEWRDYWLGPKPGRVER, via the coding sequence GTGCCGTCGCAGCGTCTGGTCATGCTCTTGCGAGCGTCGGGTGAGTCGTTGGAGCAGGCGCAGGCGGAGGTGGAGTCCGTCGCGGAGCACCCCGCGGTCCGCCAGGCGAGAGCGGCGGCGCCCCGGAGGAGGGAGCTGGAGGCGCTGCTGGAGGCGCGGTCCGCCCTCTACCGGAGCGAGGGGCCGCAGGTGGAGCGACGGCGTCAGCTGTCCCCGGGGGAGTTCTTCGAGCGCTACTACCTGCGCAACCGGCCCGTCATCATCGAGGGGCTGATGGAGGACTGGCCCGCGCTGAAGCGCTGGACGCCGGAGTGGCTCGCGGAGCGGTTCGGTGACGAGGCGGTGGAGGTGATGGCGGGCCGGGAGTCGGACGCGGACCCGGACTTCAACGCGGAGCACCTGCGCCAGTCGTTACCCCTGCGCGAGCTGGTGGCCCGGATGCGGAGCGCGGGCGAGACGAACGACCTGTATGTGGTGGCGCGCAACAGCCTGCTGCTGCGCGAGGCGTTCCGGCCGTTGTTGTCGGATATCCGGGCACCGGCGGGCTACGTGCACCCGGACATCCTGACCCCGGAGAGCGTGCACCTGTGGTTCGGGCCGGCGGGCACGCTGTCGAACCTGCACCACGACCACCTCAACGTGCTGTTCTGCCAGGTGCTGGGGCGCAAGCGCTTCTGGCTGGCGCCTTCTTGGGAGACGCCGTGGCTCTACAACGACCGCGGGCTCTACAGCGCGGTGGACATCCGGGCGCCGGACCTCGAGCGCTTCCCTGACTTTGCGCGTGCGACGGTGCACACGTGCGAGGTGGGACCGGGGGATGCGCTGCTGATTCCGGTGGGCTGGTGGCACGCGGTGCGAGCGCTGGACATCAGTCTGTCGGTGACGTTCGTGTGCTTTGACCGTGAGCAGCGCAACACGGAGTGGCGGGATTACTGGCTCGGTCCGAAGCCGGGGAGGGTGGAACGATGA
- a CDS encoding Ig-like domain-containing protein, giving the protein MKQESRSRLVCLALGLVMALAGCDEEATGSARAVATLPQALSASDVARVELTVSGAGMTTRTDALVKTGQQWGGVLGQLPAGTGRTFSAQAFDASNTVRYSGQVTPVTIQAGQTTAVTLLLQEVNPPAPFDNAAPRITSLVASPATVAPGGLVALQASAEDPNAGDTLTSAWTAGAGSFSVASSLSTVWTAPASPGPVVLTLQVTDSKGASAALSVTVTVGTDTGNAAVNVSFNTWPQVAGVTATPSSVAVGQVTQVTASASDNDGDGLSYQWTASCAGTWTNATSASASFTPSAQPSGGICTLTVAVHDGRGGQGTGSLSIYVGRPTTGRFPPEVVETFQSVATVPAAGGTVVFRVRAKDPQGSALSFTWTSSTGTLGTPTHTATTSEVLWTASACVPSGGTPSVTMTVTNALGLSASSTFSLQGGAGCGSCVPRTCAAVGRQCGPLDDGCGGILECGTCTSGDQCHAASCNLSTGTCESSPRPNGTTCSDDNACTRVDTCQGGVCTGAQPVVCNAPDACHPGETCNPSTGVCGPDAPVWNGDYFITNEASVAELATYATVTGSIYIQTNATTTSIDLPNLTTVKGSVSLHRSPVVSVRLPKLTTIGSSLDFHQNNALTQVDTPRLRGICDEAYFHQNTALVNVNLGQLKSVGEYLYLNGNTALGALDLGALTHVGEYIYLDANNALSSLNVSNLTSVGQSISIYQGGPLTTLDLGNLTSLGSDLSLYRTKIANLSLTKLTTIPGFFYLDRNLLLGNVSSSALTHVGGYLYLDQNEALTSMNLTSLAGIGEYFYVTNNGLTQLGVPALTSVGGYVYIGNNASLPTACATALQSQLTSIGGDFTVIGGRSGPCP; this is encoded by the coding sequence ATGAAGCAAGAGAGTCGAAGCAGGCTGGTGTGTCTGGCCTTGGGCTTGGTGATGGCCCTGGCTGGTTGCGACGAGGAGGCGACTGGCAGTGCTCGGGCGGTGGCGACGCTGCCGCAGGCGCTGAGCGCCAGCGACGTGGCCCGGGTGGAGCTCACCGTGAGCGGCGCTGGCATGACGACGCGCACCGATGCCCTGGTGAAGACGGGCCAGCAGTGGGGCGGGGTGCTGGGGCAGTTGCCCGCCGGCACCGGCCGCACGTTCAGCGCCCAGGCTTTCGACGCTTCCAACACCGTCCGTTACTCCGGCCAGGTGACGCCCGTCACCATCCAGGCCGGGCAGACGACGGCCGTCACCCTCCTCCTGCAGGAAGTGAATCCGCCGGCACCCTTCGACAACGCGGCGCCCCGCATCACCTCGCTGGTGGCGAGCCCCGCCACTGTGGCCCCTGGGGGACTCGTAGCCCTGCAGGCCTCCGCGGAGGACCCGAACGCGGGAGACACCCTTACCTCCGCATGGACGGCCGGCGCGGGCAGCTTCAGCGTCGCCTCCAGCCTTTCAACCGTCTGGACGGCGCCGGCTTCTCCGGGCCCGGTGGTGCTGACGCTGCAGGTGACGGATTCCAAGGGCGCCTCCGCAGCCCTCAGCGTCACCGTGACGGTGGGGACTGACACCGGGAACGCGGCCGTCAACGTCTCCTTCAACACCTGGCCCCAGGTGGCTGGGGTAACGGCCACGCCTTCCTCCGTCGCTGTCGGCCAGGTCACCCAGGTGACGGCCTCCGCCAGCGACAACGACGGGGACGGCCTCAGCTACCAGTGGACGGCCTCGTGCGCGGGCACGTGGACGAATGCCACCTCCGCCAGCGCCAGTTTCACGCCCTCCGCCCAACCCTCGGGTGGCATCTGCACACTCACCGTGGCGGTGCATGACGGGCGGGGCGGGCAGGGCACTGGCAGCTTGAGCATCTACGTGGGGCGTCCGACGACAGGGCGTTTCCCTCCGGAGGTAGTGGAAACGTTCCAATCGGTGGCCACGGTGCCAGCGGCTGGGGGCACGGTCGTCTTCCGAGTGAGGGCGAAGGACCCCCAGGGCAGCGCACTCAGCTTCACGTGGACCAGCAGCACGGGCACGCTGGGCACCCCTACCCATACCGCCACAACGAGCGAGGTTCTTTGGACGGCATCGGCGTGCGTGCCCTCGGGCGGCACCCCCTCGGTGACGATGACCGTCACCAACGCCCTTGGCCTGTCGGCCAGTTCTACCTTCTCCCTCCAGGGCGGTGCTGGCTGCGGCTCGTGTGTGCCAAGGACCTGCGCGGCTGTGGGGCGCCAATGCGGGCCGCTCGACGATGGTTGCGGCGGCATCCTGGAGTGTGGGACATGCACCTCAGGCGATCAGTGCCACGCCGCCTCGTGCAATCTTTCGACCGGCACCTGCGAAAGTTCTCCCAGGCCCAACGGCACCACTTGCAGCGACGACAACGCCTGCACCCGGGTGGACACCTGCCAGGGCGGCGTATGCACCGGTGCCCAACCCGTGGTCTGCAATGCGCCAGACGCCTGCCATCCAGGAGAGACGTGCAACCCAAGCACGGGGGTGTGTGGTCCAGACGCTCCGGTCTGGAATGGTGACTATTTCATTACGAATGAGGCCAGCGTGGCTGAGCTTGCCACTTATGCGACGGTAACAGGCAGTATCTACATCCAGACCAACGCGACGACGACCAGCATCGACCTGCCCAATCTCACCACCGTCAAGGGTTCTGTGAGTCTCCACCGAAGCCCCGTGGTCAGTGTTCGACTGCCGAAGCTGACAACCATCGGATCGTCTCTCGATTTCCATCAGAACAACGCCCTGACACAAGTGGATACGCCAAGGCTCAGGGGCATTTGTGACGAGGCCTACTTTCACCAGAACACTGCATTGGTGAATGTCAACCTGGGGCAGTTGAAATCAGTGGGCGAGTATCTCTACTTGAATGGAAACACTGCCCTTGGTGCACTCGACCTCGGTGCTCTGACTCATGTAGGCGAATACATCTACCTCGATGCGAACAATGCCCTCTCGAGCCTCAACGTATCCAACCTGACAAGCGTCGGCCAATCGATCTCAATCTATCAGGGCGGCCCACTCACCACCTTGGACCTGGGAAACCTCACCTCACTCGGAAGTGATCTCTCCCTATATCGTACGAAGATTGCAAACCTGTCGTTGACGAAGCTGACCACAATTCCCGGTTTCTTCTACCTTGATCGCAACCTGCTACTCGGGAACGTCAGCTCGAGCGCTCTCACGCACGTTGGCGGCTACCTCTACCTGGACCAAAACGAGGCGCTTACCTCCATGAATCTCACGTCGCTGGCGGGCATTGGTGAGTACTTCTACGTGACCAACAATGGGCTGACGCAGCTGGGCGTCCCAGCTCTCACCAGCGTGGGTGGATATGTATACATCGGGAACAACGCCTCCCTGCCCACGGCGTGCGCGACGGCGCTCCAGTCACAGCTCACATCGATTGGTGGGGACTTTACCGTTATAGGAGGCAGGTCAGGCCCCTGCCCGTAG
- a CDS encoding FAD-dependent oxidoreductase, with the protein MFILVLGCGVSGLTCGIRLAEAGHTVEIRARELPPHTTSDVAAAVWYPYRVYPQELVNAWGRRSYEVFQALGREHPEAGILMVSGVDAFRTPVQDPWWRDGVPDFRRATAEELPPGFVDGYGFSAPVIEMPRYLRFLMDRFRALGGRIVQREVRSLEEAWVDAPLVINCTGLGARALVGDETLYPVRGEVLRVEPSPVGRFVFDADEKAGVAYVIPRATDCILGGTTEEGRWSLEPDPAQVEGILARTAPLLPPGTRVHVVEHKVGLRPGRPAVRLEAEDVGGRRVIHNYGHGGAGVTLSWGCAEEVVSLVR; encoded by the coding sequence ATGTTCATCCTCGTCCTGGGCTGTGGCGTGTCTGGACTGACATGTGGCATCCGGCTGGCCGAAGCCGGGCACACCGTCGAAATCCGCGCGCGGGAGCTGCCGCCGCACACCACGTCGGATGTCGCGGCCGCCGTCTGGTATCCGTACCGCGTCTATCCGCAGGAGCTCGTCAACGCGTGGGGGCGGCGGAGCTACGAGGTCTTCCAGGCGCTGGGCCGCGAGCATCCGGAGGCGGGCATCCTGATGGTCTCCGGAGTCGACGCGTTCCGGACGCCCGTCCAGGACCCGTGGTGGCGTGACGGCGTGCCGGACTTCCGCCGGGCCACCGCGGAGGAGCTGCCTCCGGGCTTCGTGGATGGCTACGGCTTCAGCGCCCCCGTCATCGAGATGCCCCGCTACCTGCGCTTCCTGATGGACCGCTTCCGCGCGCTCGGCGGGCGCATCGTCCAGCGCGAGGTGCGCTCGTTGGAGGAGGCGTGGGTGGACGCGCCGCTCGTCATCAACTGCACCGGCCTGGGCGCCCGCGCGCTGGTGGGCGACGAGACGCTGTATCCCGTCCGGGGCGAGGTGCTGCGCGTGGAGCCCTCGCCGGTGGGCCGCTTCGTCTTCGACGCGGACGAGAAGGCCGGTGTGGCCTACGTCATCCCCCGTGCCACGGACTGCATCCTGGGCGGCACGACGGAGGAGGGGCGCTGGTCGCTGGAGCCCGACCCCGCGCAGGTGGAGGGCATCCTGGCGCGCACCGCGCCGCTGCTCCCGCCTGGGACCCGGGTGCACGTCGTGGAGCACAAGGTGGGCCTGCGCCCCGGCCGGCCCGCCGTTCGGCTGGAGGCGGAGGACGTGGGCGGGCGCCGGGTCATCCACAACTACGGCCATGGCGGCGCGGGCGTCACCCTGTCGTGGGGCTGTGCCGAGGAGGTCGTCTCGCTCGTTCGCTGA